The following coding sequences are from one uncultured Desulfobacter sp. window:
- a CDS encoding chitobiase/beta-hexosaminidase C-terminal domain-containing protein, producing the protein MNDLMECQKEESLNAIMIELFKAYWISYVILGVWLFLLPIPTMAANVNSSIQLVKGPVSYDAQTQTGIIEIKLKNIGTENLTYPIKVIVKKILYTLDAVELNGDSNVDGRDIVTFTKVTGTPDTIDLETFANAFGRTDFISPSVAEEPVFELTNASGYTPDGLPYLIYSVETPEQIVLGPNQETEPFAWTISIPVEAYQKARSFHVKISVFSGDDTLSPDIEITQPEESAELKENTPTVTISFNDEDSGINTSSFTAAANGVDIASDFTVSESGATAELSSALPYNDNTITVSIADNDGNIGTANVNFKVQPDTDSDNDGMPDWWELKFFGDLTTYQGTDDYDGDGISNAEEYNNDTDPTNSDTTPPQIRSQYPTEETTLIPTGSQPFEMMYYLTDDGSGIKSVTLLDENGVDITAQAVLTGYSLVFTINRPESRTYYFTLIIIDNAGNKTEKDIEFTLDCEPPTISVSSNDNEDGTVTVELTTEETATIYYSTDGYPPYKGTTNTSVYITALTISETTNLQFYAEDTAGNTSSTQSAIYYLDQILPTASSLSVSFDASNSWNHLSWEAVAQAAKYHIYRAVNAIDKKILEDCVNNKIAPPSQLRSGLATTNLYKNDPDILSETTYWYGITIENIDEVEGPLSELVEVKVGTDGFSTAQNIQEAILWAKAWLKANQDQSGSWGNEKNKILSTSQVLNAFKAAEDDDVSIRSGMFYLRGHYADNNDFLARQINTLNDFGQNVDYLVSKLILQAYISESNGTNYLFGWGTRPGYYPDPVSTAIGASALKKATQGTTLADQTVVGLIYDNNGFFFSLDDRKFGWSAGQEASVYVSSIIYRFLIGVYNGLPANFSYDWIITTQTNNNDGSFGNGLLDTAAALLWLDLSETQKANAAGYLKNRQNQNGSWVEDPFLTGLCLEALLK; encoded by the coding sequence ATGAATGACCTGATGGAGTGCCAAAAAGAGGAATCGTTGAATGCGATCATGATCGAATTGTTTAAGGCATATTGGATTTCTTACGTCATATTGGGTGTCTGGCTTTTCTTATTGCCCATACCCACTATGGCGGCAAACGTAAATAGCAGTATCCAGCTTGTTAAAGGACCTGTCTCATATGACGCCCAGACACAAACCGGAATTATTGAAATCAAATTGAAAAACATCGGGACAGAAAATCTCACCTATCCCATAAAAGTCATTGTCAAAAAGATTCTGTATACCCTTGATGCGGTAGAGTTAAACGGAGATTCCAATGTCGACGGCAGGGATATCGTGACTTTCACAAAAGTAACGGGAACTCCAGACACCATCGACCTGGAAACATTTGCCAATGCTTTTGGCCGGACAGATTTCATATCACCTTCCGTGGCTGAAGAACCTGTTTTTGAACTCACCAACGCAAGTGGTTACACACCGGACGGCCTGCCTTATTTGATTTATTCAGTTGAAACCCCGGAACAGATTGTTTTGGGTCCAAATCAGGAGACGGAACCATTTGCCTGGACTATCAGTATCCCGGTTGAGGCCTATCAGAAGGCAAGAAGCTTTCATGTAAAGATCAGCGTATTTTCAGGTGATGATACTCTGTCTCCGGATATTGAAATCACTCAACCTGAAGAAAGCGCCGAGCTGAAGGAAAACACGCCAACGGTGACGATCAGTTTTAATGATGAAGATTCCGGCATCAACACTTCTTCCTTTACTGCTGCAGCCAACGGCGTTGACATCGCCTCCGATTTCACAGTCTCTGAATCCGGTGCCACAGCCGAGCTTTCAAGTGCTTTACCCTATAACGACAACACCATTACTGTCAGTATTGCCGATAACGACGGCAATATCGGCACCGCCAATGTCAACTTCAAGGTTCAGCCGGATACGGATTCGGATAATGACGGCATGCCGGACTGGTGGGAGTTGAAATTTTTCGGCGATTTGACGACCTACCAGGGAACGGATGATTATGATGGGGATGGCATTTCAAATGCAGAAGAATATAACAACGACACAGATCCGACAAACTCTGATACCACTCCCCCACAGATCCGGAGCCAATATCCGACTGAAGAAACGACGCTGATTCCAACCGGAAGCCAACCTTTTGAAATGATGTATTATTTAACTGATGACGGCTCAGGGATCAAATCGGTTACACTTCTTGATGAGAACGGGGTTGATATTACCGCTCAGGCTGTCCTTACCGGTTATTCATTGGTCTTTACCATTAACAGACCGGAAAGCCGGACCTATTATTTTACGCTCATCATTATTGATAATGCCGGAAATAAGACAGAAAAAGACATTGAATTTACATTGGACTGTGAACCCCCGACTATTAGTGTCTCCTCCAATGATAATGAAGACGGCACGGTTACCGTAGAATTAACAACGGAGGAAACAGCAACCATTTATTACTCCACAGACGGATACCCGCCATATAAAGGTACGACAAATACCTCTGTATATATTACTGCTCTGACAATATCAGAAACCACTAACCTTCAGTTTTATGCAGAAGACACAGCCGGTAATACCAGTTCGACACAAAGCGCAATCTATTACCTGGATCAAATCCTGCCTACAGCCAGTAGTCTGTCCGTCAGTTTTGACGCATCAAACTCCTGGAACCACCTTTCATGGGAAGCTGTAGCCCAGGCTGCAAAATATCACATTTACCGGGCGGTAAATGCCATTGATAAAAAAATCCTTGAGGATTGTGTTAATAACAAAATTGCACCGCCGTCTCAATTGAGATCCGGTCTGGCTACTACAAACCTCTATAAAAACGATCCGGACATTTTATCGGAAACAACCTACTGGTATGGAATTACAATAGAAAACATAGATGAAGTTGAAGGGCCGTTGTCTGAACTTGTTGAAGTTAAAGTCGGAACCGACGGATTTTCAACCGCGCAGAATATCCAGGAAGCTATTTTATGGGCAAAAGCATGGTTAAAAGCAAACCAGGACCAGTCGGGTTCATGGGGAAATGAAAAGAACAAGATTCTTTCTACAAGCCAGGTTCTTAATGCTTTCAAAGCCGCAGAGGATGACGATGTCTCCATTCGGAGCGGGATGTTTTACCTTAGGGGGCATTATGCTGACAACAATGATTTTCTCGCCAGGCAAATCAATACACTCAATGATTTCGGCCAGAATGTTGACTATCTAGTATCGAAGCTGATTTTGCAAGCGTATATAAGTGAAAGCAATGGGACAAATTATCTGTTTGGATGGGGAACTCGTCCAGGATATTACCCCGACCCCGTCAGCACAGCAATCGGAGCATCTGCGTTAAAGAAAGCCACACAAGGGACAACATTAGCTGATCAGACTGTTGTTGGACTTATATATGACAATAATGGCTTCTTTTTCAGTTTAGATGACCGCAAATTTGGTTGGAGCGCAGGCCAGGAAGCCAGCGTCTACGTTTCAAGCATCATATATCGTTTTTTAATAGGTGTGTATAACGGCCTTCCCGCAAATTTTTCCTATGACTGGATTATTACGACACAAACGAATAATAACGACGGATCATTTGGTAACGGGCTTCTGGATACAGCCGCCGCCTTGCTGTGGCTGGATCTTTCAGAAACGCAAAAAGCTAATGCCGCTGGTTATTTAAAAAACCGCCAAAATCAAAACGGCAGTTGGGTTGAAGATCCTTTTCTCACCGGTCTATGTCTTGAGGCACTATTGAAATAA
- a CDS encoding recombinase family protein, producing MGRLIGYARISTGDQNLQSQIDELESSNCVHVFSDIVSGAKSERPGLNECLTTLREGDTLVVWRLDRLGRSMSHLVSIIYDLKSKGIGFKSLHDGVIDTTSASGELVFNIFAALAQFERELIRERTRSGLSAARSRGIVGGRKPLPPDDPKVLSAKKLHADKNMKINDICKTLNISRATLYRYISMPEIGENNGSKKNSQRPINRTT from the coding sequence ATGGGACGATTAATAGGCTATGCTAGAATAAGTACCGGTGACCAGAACTTACAATCTCAAATCGATGAATTGGAATCCTCTAATTGTGTCCACGTTTTTTCTGATATTGTCAGTGGTGCAAAAAGTGAACGACCTGGATTAAATGAATGTTTAACCACCCTCAGAGAGGGAGATACACTGGTTGTCTGGCGATTGGATAGGTTGGGCAGATCCATGTCTCATTTGGTATCCATTATATATGATCTGAAATCCAAGGGCATTGGATTTAAATCGTTGCATGATGGGGTGATTGACACCACATCGGCGTCTGGAGAACTCGTTTTTAACATTTTTGCGGCTCTTGCACAGTTTGAAAGAGAATTGATCCGGGAAAGAACACGTTCCGGATTGTCTGCTGCGAGATCCCGTGGAATTGTTGGGGGCAGAAAACCCCTTCCTCCGGATGACCCGAAAGTTTTATCGGCCAAAAAATTACATGCCGATAAAAATATGAAGATCAATGATATCTGCAAAACCTTAAATATATCCAGAGCTACATTGTACCGTTATATCTCAATGCCGGAGATTGGAGAAAACAATGGCTCGAAAAAAAATTCCCAAAGACCGATTAATCGAACTACATAA
- a CDS encoding IS481 family transposase: protein MARKKIPKDRLIELHNRFHLLPVRHKERKRLVMEFAEMYGVSSNTIYRSLRELFKPKSLKRSDTGKPRQIDGRKMEMYCQTITAIKIRSMNKKGRHLSTQEAIRILEHGVNTPKGLVQAPNGLLSKSTVNYYLKRWGYDIASLSVEPVAVRFQANHSNECWQFDMSPSDMKKLDQWPDWIDQKNSRPVLMLYSVVDDRSGVAYQEYNAVYGEDAESALRFLFRAMSQKNIDGFPFQGIPEMIYMDNGPVAKSSVFKRVMYYLGIQIRCHLPKGKDGRRTTARAKGKVERPFRTTKEVHETLYHFHKPKDLEEANAWLQNHILRYNEKQHRKESHSRIDDWINKIPASGIRQMCPWDRFCTFAREPEKRKVGPDALIKISGVTYKVDHELADHVVVLWWGLFDDEIFIEHNEKRFGPYKPSSGVIPLHKFRAHKKTKTEKRIDDVEILAQQISIPPDILAKDSRSLESLLKKLPDDTIIQKFKDPDPFHEQTYPSPIAAKSAISKLIGKPLSKLSSDQMAIIDQQISKSLDKKQIKKMIDQYLIKKPNLRIVGGENGE, encoded by the coding sequence ATGGCTCGAAAAAAAATTCCCAAAGACCGATTAATCGAACTACATAACAGGTTTCACCTCCTTCCTGTTCGCCATAAAGAAAGGAAACGCCTGGTGATGGAGTTTGCTGAAATGTATGGCGTTTCCAGCAATACAATTTATCGGTCTTTACGAGAATTATTCAAGCCCAAAAGCCTGAAAAGATCAGACACCGGCAAACCCAGACAAATTGATGGGCGGAAAATGGAAATGTATTGTCAGACCATTACCGCTATCAAAATACGGTCAATGAATAAAAAAGGACGGCATTTATCCACCCAAGAAGCTATTAGAATTCTTGAACACGGCGTCAATACGCCAAAGGGATTGGTTCAGGCACCAAATGGCCTTCTGTCCAAGAGCACCGTCAATTATTACCTGAAGCGTTGGGGGTATGATATTGCTTCCCTGTCTGTTGAGCCGGTAGCCGTCAGATTTCAGGCGAATCATTCCAACGAATGCTGGCAGTTTGATATGTCCCCTTCAGATATGAAAAAGCTTGACCAATGGCCGGATTGGATTGATCAAAAAAATTCCAGGCCAGTGCTCATGCTATACAGTGTAGTGGATGATCGTAGTGGTGTCGCATACCAGGAATACAATGCCGTATATGGTGAGGATGCTGAATCAGCACTGCGCTTTTTATTCCGAGCGATGAGCCAGAAAAACATTGACGGGTTCCCGTTTCAGGGTATTCCGGAGATGATCTATATGGACAATGGCCCGGTTGCGAAAAGCAGTGTATTTAAGCGGGTCATGTATTATTTGGGAATACAAATTCGTTGCCATCTGCCAAAGGGAAAAGACGGCAGAAGAACCACTGCCAGAGCAAAAGGAAAAGTTGAAAGACCTTTCAGAACCACAAAAGAAGTTCATGAAACGCTTTACCATTTTCATAAGCCCAAAGACCTGGAAGAGGCAAATGCCTGGCTACAAAACCACATTCTAAGATACAACGAAAAGCAACACCGGAAAGAATCCCACTCCAGGATTGACGATTGGATAAATAAAATCCCCGCTTCCGGTATTCGACAGATGTGTCCCTGGGACCGTTTCTGCACGTTTGCAAGAGAGCCAGAGAAAAGAAAGGTCGGGCCAGACGCCTTGATAAAAATTAGCGGAGTGACCTATAAAGTCGATCATGAGTTGGCAGATCATGTTGTGGTTCTTTGGTGGGGTTTATTTGATGACGAAATTTTCATTGAGCACAATGAAAAGAGATTTGGGCCGTACAAGCCGAGTAGCGGCGTTATTCCGTTGCACAAATTCAGAGCCCACAAAAAAACTAAAACTGAAAAACGCATTGATGATGTTGAAATCCTTGCTCAGCAAATTTCAATTCCCCCTGATATCCTGGCCAAAGACAGTAGATCTTTGGAATCGCTGTTAAAAAAGTTACCGGATGACACCATAATTCAAAAATTTAAGGACCCTGATCCGTTTCACGAGCAAACTTATCCAAGCCCTATTGCCGCAAAAAGTGCCATATCAAAACTCATTGGCAAACCCCTTTCAAAACTGTCATCTGATCAGATGGCGATAATAGATCAGCAGATTTCAAAATCCTTGGATAAGAAACAGATAAAGAAAATGATTGATCAATATTTGATTAAAAAACCGAATTTAAGGATTGTCGGGGGGGAGAACGGCGAATGA
- a CDS encoding AAA family ATPase: MIHDVKEFFGLKKEFKNAGFFETDNYKMIYQDVVAAVKEGHLIAITGIVGSGKTVTARKIRNDLKKSNEVLVSTNLSVDKNRVKLGTLLHAMFADLKTNKTDTIPTKIEVQERELIQLIKRRKKPVALFIDEAHDLHHGTLGGLKRIQELVQEADALLSIVMVGHPRLSIDLNKPKMEEIGGRTTVMQLDGILGYEKEYVAWLLGQCLDSEMNSYEVFSEDAINFIGEKFSTPLQINHYGWNALVKAYQIGQKPVDVDILQEIISEDLDSIEANMKRSGYGMKEICEAVDARPAEIRSFFKNRLEQTRTKEIQDEILKLGIAGT, from the coding sequence ATGATACATGACGTGAAAGAATTTTTTGGTTTAAAAAAAGAATTTAAGAATGCCGGTTTTTTTGAAACCGATAATTACAAGATGATTTATCAAGATGTCGTTGCCGCAGTAAAAGAGGGACATCTAATAGCCATAACCGGTATTGTTGGATCTGGAAAGACGGTCACGGCCAGAAAAATACGGAACGATTTGAAAAAAAGCAATGAGGTCTTAGTTTCGACCAATTTAAGTGTCGATAAAAATAGAGTTAAGTTGGGAACGCTTCTTCATGCCATGTTTGCCGATTTGAAAACCAATAAGACAGACACGATCCCCACAAAAATCGAAGTCCAAGAACGGGAACTGATACAGCTTATCAAACGTCGAAAGAAGCCCGTGGCCCTTTTTATTGATGAGGCTCATGATCTTCATCATGGGACATTGGGTGGTTTAAAGCGAATACAGGAATTGGTCCAAGAGGCAGATGCTCTTCTTTCTATTGTGATGGTGGGACATCCCAGGTTGAGTATTGATCTCAATAAACCCAAAATGGAAGAAATCGGTGGTAGAACCACAGTCATGCAATTGGATGGAATCCTGGGATATGAAAAAGAATATGTTGCTTGGCTTTTAGGTCAATGCCTTGATTCTGAGATGAACAGTTACGAAGTCTTTTCTGAAGACGCAATTAATTTTATAGGCGAAAAGTTTTCCACACCACTGCAAATTAATCATTATGGTTGGAATGCTTTGGTGAAAGCCTATCAGATAGGACAAAAGCCTGTTGATGTTGATATTCTTCAAGAAATTATTTCAGAGGATCTTGATAGCATTGAAGCAAATATGAAACGGTCAGGCTATGGGATGAAGGAGATTTGCGAAGCCGTTGATGCCCGTCCTGCTGAAATAAGGTCGTTTTTTAAAAATCGTTTGGAACAAACGAGGACAAAAGAGATCCAGGATGAAATTTTAAAGCTTGGGATAGCCGGAACGTAG